A stretch of the Colias croceus chromosome 13, ilColCroc2.1 genome encodes the following:
- the LOC123696776 gene encoding spondin-2 has protein sequence MMWLIFLLPALAAAAPSPSDVDTCNPDKMTVYKMVLHTYWTREKFPKHYPDWRPPAQWSRIYGVSHSRSYTLFRLGRRVSLPVKQFAETGRLDSLGSSPGTLDVFGAPAIGQGTGRTEAEFFVDGNHSRVSVMARMIPSPDWFIGVDSFDLCVDGNWLDSITIEVDPLDAGTDNGFTFTAPNWPTAPQGVAYRITSRYPSHPAGSFFYPHLRRLPPIATFQFIKLREYELSEVFHRDSDDRKYDVLQLDKLNHNSIDVLDGNRALSIAEEVERAEAPRIYAEGSLTTPDGAYSYYAITNNASTTEEPRSANELPTSGPTASERSALRSLARRYRARRRRKLRADNTDPAERRKRKRTKLLDCRVSDWGQWSPCRSEGGCVGSALRTRRIIRRQRPGGNPCPPTTQSRWCATNCTAAQPQEDWRNNLT, from the exons ATGATGTGGCTGATATTCCTGCTGCCCGCGCTGGCCGCGGCGGCGCCGTCACCCAGTGACGTAGATACTTGTAACCCGGATAAGATGACGGTGTATAAAATGGTACTACATACGTATTGGACCCGGGAGAAGTTCCCGAAACATTACCCGGACTGGCGACCGCCTGCGCAGTGGTCACGAATCTATG GTGTATCCCACAGCCGTTCCTACACGCTATTCCGGCTCGGTCGCAGGGTATCGCTACCAGTCAAGCAGTTCGCAGAAACTGGTAGACTAGACTCTCTTGGCTCCAGTCCGGGAACCCTTGACGTGTTTGGAGCACCCGCGATAGGACAGGGCACTGGGCGTACTGAAGCTGAGTTCTTTGTTGATGGCAATCATTCTAGA GTATCAGTCATGGCTAGAATGATTCCATCACCGGATTGGTTCATCGGAGTGGACAGTTTTGATTTGTGCGTCGATGGCAACTGGCTGGATAGTATAACGATTGAG gtgGATCCACTCGACGCAGGAACAGACAACGGTTTCACATTCACAGCTCCGAACTGGCCGACGGCTCCGCAAGGAGTGGCGTATCGCATAACGTCACGATACCCCTCTCACCCCGCCGGTTCCTTCTTCTACCCGCACTTAAGAAGATTACCTCCGATTGCTAcgtttcaatttattaaa CTACGCGAATACGAGCTCTCCGAAGTATTTCACCGTGACAGCGACGACCGAAAATACGATGTGCTCCAGTTGGATAAATTAAACCATAATAGTATCGATGTGCTTGATGGCAATCGAGCTCTTTCTATTGCTGAAGAGGTAGAGAGAGCTGAAGCACCAAGAATTTATGCAGAAGGCTCTTTAACAACGCCGGATGGTGCTTATTCGTATTATGCAAT AACAAACAACGCAAGCACAACAGAAGAGCCGAGGTCGGCCAACGAGCTGCCAACCTCCGGGCCCACAGCGAGCGAGCGGTCCGCGCTCCGCAGCCTGGCCCGCCGGTACAGGGCGAGGCGCCGCCGCAAGCTGCGAGCTGATAACACCGACCCGGCGGAGAGACGGAAGAGAAAAAGGACAA AGCTACTTGACTGTCGAGTGTCAGACTGGGGGCAGTGGAGCCCTTGTCGAAGTGAAGGCGGCTGTGTCGGCTCTGCGCTACGAACAAGAAGAATAATCCGACGACAACGACCCGGCGGAAATCCTTGTCCGCCTACAACACAATCTCGGTGGTGTGCCACCAACTGCACTGCGGCACAACCGCAGGAAGACTGGCGAAATAACCTCACGTAA